Proteins from one Sabethes cyaneus chromosome 2, idSabCyanKW18_F2, whole genome shotgun sequence genomic window:
- the LOC128736159 gene encoding uncharacterized protein LOC128736159, which translates to MSSDCKTCSAAVNGIEKVACRGNCGSVFHRTCIPGLYRSVLETLANYEQNLFWLCNDCASSFNNWLHKPVAASTAGEINMLKDAVSKLNDVVTNLSGRIEKYFPHGHTPAAVRGLAISRPYEDQPTPKRRRDDDVQIRATTTAVRGTRTIQREIKTVNDERDQFWIYLSRLDPCHSVDDIIAMTQECLVITNSPKVILLVKKDANLSKLNFVSFRVEVPNELKDLALEASTWPTGVLVRKFDFDQGKSSRFRQ; encoded by the coding sequence ATGTCTTCCGATTGTAAAACTTGTAGTGCCGCCGTCAATGGGATCGAGAAAGTAGCTTGCCGTGGCAACTGCGGCTCGGTTTTCCACCGTACCTGCATTCCCGGATTGTATCGCTCCGTCCTGGAAACATTGGCCAACTATGAGCAGAATCTGTTTTGGCTATGTAATGACTGCGCCTCTAGTTTCAACAATTGGTTACATAAACCTGTCGCAGCATCTACTGCAGGCGAAATCAATATGCTGAAAGATGCAGTCAGTAAATTGAACGATGTCGTTACTAATCTCTCGGGTCGCATTGAAAAATATTTCCCGCACGGCCATACTCCAGCTGCTGTCAGGGGACTTGCTATTAGCCGACCTTATGAAGATCAACCAACTCCCAAGCGTCGCCGCGACGACGATGTTCAAATTCGTGCTACCACCACAGCAGTACGCGGCACTAGAACCATTCAACGAGAGATAAAAACTGTCAATGACGAGCGTGATCAATTTTGGATTTACCTCAGCCGCCTCGACCCGTGCCACTCAGTTGACGACATCATCGCAATGACTCAAGAATGCCTCGTTATCACCAATTCACCCAAAGTCATTCTTCTAGTCAAAAAGGATGCTAACCTttcgaaattgaattttgtttccTTCCGCGTTGAAGTTCCCAATGAACTTAAGGATTTAGCCCTTGAAGCTTCCACGTGGCCCACCGGAGTTTTAGTACGCAAATTTGACTTCGATCAAGGGAAAAGCAGTAGATTTCGACAATAG